The genomic DNA AAGATAGCCGCCGCCCACTCCGGCCAGGCCGCCGCCGAGGATACAGTAAAAATAACGTATCCTTGTGACCGGCAGCCCCATAGCGTCAGCCGCGCGCGGGTTCTCTCCCACGGCGCGCAGGTTGAGCCCGGGGCGCGTAAAAAAGATGAACCAGCAGAGGAATATCACGAGGATATACGAGAGATAGACCATCGCGTTATGCTGAAAAAATATCGGTCCGATAAAGGGAATATCGGCGAGCAGCGGCAGGTTCATCTGCTTCATCCCCTGTATCGTCTGGCCGATCGCCGTGCGTCCCATCAGCGCGGAGAGGCCGTAACCGGTCAGCACCATCGCGAGGCCGCTCACGACCTGGTTGCACATCAGCGTTATACATAGGAAGGCGTGTATCAGCGTTATCGCGCAGCCCGCCGCGAAGGAGGCGGCGATGCCGAGCCACGGATCGCCCGTCGCCATCGTCACGGCAAAACCGGCGTAAGCGCCGACCAGCATAATGCCTTCAAGGCCGAGATTCATCACGCCGGCCCTCTCGGATATCACCTCTCCAAGAGAGGCGTAGAGCACCGGAGTTCCGCTTCTTACCGCCGCCGCGAGCACCACTGTGAGAAATTCCATTACGCCTCCTCCACGCCGCCGGAGGCGGCCTTTTCTCTTTCAACATGTACCACAGATATCTTAAAACGTGACAGAGTCTCCGCGGCGAGCACGGAGAACAATATCAGCCCCTGTAAGATCTGAAGGCTCGCCAGCGGCAGCCCCATCACCACCTGCAAAGTGTCGCCGCCGACAAGCAGTATGCCCATGAGGAAGGCGACGAGCGGAACATAGATCGGGGAGAGGCGCGCGAGCCAGGCGACGAGAATGCCGGTGTAGCCGTAGCCCATCGAGAAGCCGCGGCTCATGCGTCTGTAGAGCCCCGCCATCTCGCTCATTCCCGCGAGCCCCGCCACCGCGCCGCCGATGAAGGTGACCAGGAGGATATTCTTTGAGATATCGATACCGGCGTAGCGCGCCGCGCGCGGGTTCTCGCCGATCACCGATATCT from Cloacibacillus sp. includes the following:
- a CDS encoding ABC transporter permease, producing the protein MEFLTVVLAAAVRSGTPVLYASLGEVISERAGVMNLGLEGIMLVGAYAGFAVTMATGDPWLGIAASFAAGCAITLIHAFLCITLMCNQVVSGLAMVLTGYGLSALMGRTAIGQTIQGMKQMNLPLLADIPFIGPIFFQHNAMVYLSYILVIFLCWFIFFTRPGLNLRAVGENPRAADAMGLPVTRIRYFYCILGGGLAGVGGGYLSVVYAQMWIEGMTAGRGWIAVALVIFGLWNPARAALGAYLFGGVEALQLRLQAMGSTISTSLLMTLPYIMTIIVLTAVSVRAGKGRLLGAPAALGVPFRREDRE